The genomic region ATATGTTTGAATAAATTCCTACTATTTTAACTGTATTGTACAACTATAGATGAACcctcaaaaaggaaaattttagaacaactttcttttctttggttaaATGATTGAAATAATGGTGTAGTTTATCTTGCCACTTACACTCTtgtaggcttttttttttttttttttttaaatttaatgttGTGGAGTTTATCTTTGTGAGCTGTTGAGCTGTCATGATGAAACATGACATGAAGAAACTTCTAGTGCATAGTTACATaaaccaataaaattttttgtccTATCAAGGATCTTAAATTTAAgtatcaattttaaatttgtgcGCTTGCTATAATAACAGGAAGTTTGCCAAACGATAGGATAATTAAATAAGGATTAACCAACTACAATAGtataaacaaaaatagttaAAAGTAAAACCAATAAAATGGACCAACCATGTAATTCTAAATAATAGTTAATGTGAAATTTCCAGGTCTATTACAACCTTTCTTGACATATTTGGTTAATAAACTACGGTCATTGTTACAAATTCATATGGACTTTGGATGGTTCACCCATACTTAACAGTTTAGAATCTTGATGTTGAAGTTGATTGAAGATGAATTTTCTCTTTAGAATTATGTCTATCCTCTTTGAAACTTCAACCATATCATGTCCTTTATTTGTTTCACCCACATAATCCTAGCATCAAAACTCAGAATAAAAAACTATGGTCGACACCATAAATTCATTTGCATTGACATTAAGATCCTAATCACTCACTAAATACAAGTATTCCCACAAATCAATAAccatttgagccaaaaatcaaaactaaaaatcattTACATTCGAAGACGCAAAAATCAAGGATAAAACAAAACTCCACCCCTACATAATGCAATATGGAAAGAGAAGTAGAGACAAATCAACTCTTAAGAACAAAATGTGCAAGAGTTTGTTAACGGAGGATTGAGACAATTGAAGAGACTCCCAGAGATCCAAAAGGACAATGGAGCTTAAATAGAAAAAATCTATgactacaaaatttttcacaacctTTTGCTATAACTGTGATGTGATAAACTCTGATTGACGAAGAAACAATAGTGGAACATGAGTAAACGATGGTTAACCACTCACAATCTGTAacgttaaaaacttaaaattgtaaaaaaaaaataaaaattgtggaACAATTTGTGATCATAGGACTACTATCTTAAATAAGTTACCGTTAATGTAGCCTTATTTTTGGTTGAGGACTGTGATTGGATATTTGGATGAAAGAGACGGAAAAAATTCATACGTACATGCTCACCTTCcaaattttattctttctcttgattaaaaaaaaaaaattgaagccatAATTACGTTAATGTAATAATGCCTAATTAAAATTGGGTTGATTGGATTCACCAAGATTTGTGTGGATTTGTGTTGTACCTCGTTCGTCTTTTAGATACCCGTATGACTATCAAAGACTGTTGAAGTGACTAATTCTTAGAAATCAAGGATTGTTAAAGGACAAAAATTGTTagaattatcatttttataagGAACTCGATGTTAAGATACGATCTTTTATAGTACGGTTGACTAGAAATTTCTCCTAAAAACACtactattattttaatctttttttattcagGATATTCTTCTCAttaatatttgtttctttttttacttctttccaatttttgttgtttgtccGTCTCTAATGGACAAAATGAGAGTACAAAGAGAAGCCTGAAGTTCCTGAAAGGCCTGTGGCAATTATATTTAACCATGCACGTGCCCCATATTAATTCTTTACTTTTGTTAGACTAAAGGCATAGTTTGGAGGATTCTGACTAGGGTTGAGCTGGGTATGGTTAAGTATCTTGTAACGAGGTTTGTGTGGTCAGTGGTGCTTAATGGTTGATATGTCATTGCCAAAGTGATAAATTATATGACAAAAGCAATGACATCGTCTGGAATATTGCCAGGGGCGACGCCACCTTAACGCCAATCACCAGGTGGTTTTgataaattatatgaaaaaagcAATGACATCGTTTGGAATATTGCCAGGGACAGCCCCACCTTAAGGGATTGAGATCTCGTGCAATAGCACAAATCTCAACCCTTCATTAAATCCAATGACTCAAAAATTGACACCTCACCCGTCCAGGTTGGCAATCCATGTCTCACTTCTGTTTTCATTTCAGcttcccaaaattttaatttcactaaaactctctcttctctctctcactcctggttctctccctcactctcccTAATGGCTTGTTTGGAACTTTaaagagggaggagagtagagtaaaatgattaccctccaccttgtttggatgtttttaaaattagtaagggggaagagagtaattagcccttccccttgtttggatgtttttaaaattgatatggaaatgagagaaaatgattaaatagacaaatttacccatatttgaaaataaattgcaacattggtctatgattaattggtttgtaattttgttaatttaaaaagggtaaattggagaattcatttggtcaataatttatctactttactctccctccaaatctctccaatttgggggaattaaaaatgaggggttagaggtagttgaaaccctctcaaacccctccaaatctctccctctccttccttaaaaaacttccaaacaagggatttaaattactctccctccctctacccctccttttttaaacatccaaacaggccataaagcTCCACTCTCTCAACCTCCACGCTCTTTGGCTCTCTGTCATTCCGTCGTCTCTGCTTCTAGCATACCCAACTCAAACCCATcagcaaaaacaaagaaaaaactttaaCTCACCATCTGGGCTCCCGACACCCAAACACTCACGTCCTTTTTAGACCCAGATCAGAGAGAGATTAAGGGTTGGGATTTGGAGAGAATAgggtgtagagagagagagagacattgaTGCTTTTCGGACCCAAATTAGAGAAGGctggggtttgggtttggagAAAATCGGGAAAGAGAGAAGTTGATGATCTTTCAGGTTTGATCTATGGAGGGAAATGAGATTGAGAGACAAAGAAAGAGATTTTGGTCGAAGGAGAGAAGAAGCCACCATCGGAGGTGGTGGTTGCGGTGAGCCAGCCTTGCCGATTTGGTTCATAGACTTGGGATTGTTTCAGAGGGAGACCACCACCCAGTAGgttttcttttatctctatttttttatgtttggttgctaggaaaggaaggaaagaaaataatggtGTCACAATTTTTGTTGATTGATTTTATTGGTGCTGAATTTAATTCTATTTTCTCTTATTGTAAGGTGCCAGAATAATGACtggattttactttttaatttgttgaaaaaatatgTGGATAAgcagtttttttaatataaaaattctttCCATTTTTGGGTCTTAATTCATTTATGTGGTTGATTGGCTAACCAGGCACCAAGCAGCAGGATCTCTATTTTGAAATCAGTTTCCTTTCCTATTAGTGGGAAAAGCTTTACAACTCTAAGGATGCAGCCAGTACGTTTCCGTATTTCTTGTGCGGTAATTTATTCACTATTCCAGAACATATcaaatttatcaatattttgACCTCTCAACAATCATATTATATTGTTCTTTGCATTCTAGATATATCCACTAGCATTGTATTAGCTGATTCATCATTTGTTTGTCAAACAAAAGCCTATCATAACCTTGACGAGGTTAACCTTATGATTCCAGTGGCAGTCAGTCAGAAAGTTTTCCTAAATGTCTAAAATGTGTCATGAACAATGTGCTACATGTGATTGTCAAGGTTGTTCAGCTTCTCAGTCTGTCTTTTATGCTCTCATTCTACTTcttggaaaagaaattaagtTCATGGATTACTAGTCCAGATAAGAAAGTGGGTGTTTCTCTCCCAACCTATTGTATAAGCTGCTTTGTCTTTGGGcatttgaacattttttttctttgggcatACTATGTGGTTTTAAATGATGAAACTAGtacatatatatagatttcAAGCATAGTCTTTGTATGTTGATTTTAATGCTAATGCTCCTGTGTAGGCCAAACCAGAGACAGTGACGATGGTGTGTGAAATTGTGAAGAAGCAGCTAGCTCTACCTGATGATTCCGCAGTCACTGGAGAGTCAAAATTTGCTGCCCTTGGAGCTGATTCTCTCGACATGGTACCCTAATATCTACCCAAGAAACATCTGTTATATTTCATGTACATATTATTTTGTTCTGGTGCAACTCTTAATTAAAGGCccattgtttattttgttactgTACAGTCATCAAGCAATTTTGATATTGCTGTTGAACTTGTTTGGAAAGGTAATGCTTGAATATATCTGAAATTAGAGGGAAATAAACTCTCTGAATGTAGATGTGTTTGCTTAACCTTTTAACTCGTACCTTCTCCaagaataacaaataatatgCTTGAGCTTATTTCACTATTTTGTT from Castanea sativa cultivar Marrone di Chiusa Pesio chromosome 11, ASM4071231v1 harbors:
- the LOC142617961 gene encoding acyl carrier protein 1, chloroplastic-like, producing MQPVRFRISCAAKPETVTMVCEIVKKQLALPDDSAVTGESKFAALGADSLDMDDIEAKRTQPTGNFDLCLSLKSCFVLLLG